A stretch of the Sulfurospirillum sp. UCH001 genome encodes the following:
- a CDS encoding response regulator transcription factor: protein MKILLLEDNARLNATIVKRLEAKAYSVDFFIDGQEAYDALDNGYTCFILDINVPSLDGIEILKQIRDFYPETPVIIISSSVELEVIKDAYSYGCNDFLKKPFFIDELEIKIEKLCNIRHDIVDLGHDCQFDFKTSLLRIGSTEEHLSRKEKLLLNVLISEKGKVVTFDKIQAMVWEGNFASLDSIRSLMRRLRKKIPFECIETVVDVGYILRY, encoded by the coding sequence ATGAAAATTTTACTTTTAGAAGACAATGCACGTCTCAATGCAACCATCGTCAAACGTCTAGAGGCAAAAGCGTATAGTGTTGACTTTTTTATTGATGGGCAAGAAGCTTATGATGCCCTAGATAATGGCTATACTTGTTTTATACTAGACATTAATGTGCCTAGCCTCGATGGAATTGAAATTCTGAAACAAATACGTGATTTTTATCCTGAAACTCCAGTCATTATTATTAGTTCTAGTGTTGAGCTGGAAGTGATTAAAGACGCGTACAGCTATGGATGTAATGATTTTCTAAAAAAGCCTTTCTTCATTGATGAATTAGAAATAAAAATTGAAAAACTGTGCAATATTCGCCACGATATTGTGGATTTAGGTCATGACTGTCAGTTTGATTTCAAAACGAGTTTATTGCGTATTGGAAGTACAGAGGAACACCTTTCTCGGAAAGAAAAACTGTTATTGAATGTATTAATTAGCGAAAAAGGAAAAGTTGTCACATTTGATAAAATTCAAGCGATGGTATGGGAAGGTAATTTTGCAAGCCTGGATTCTATCCGCTCTCTCATGCGACGATTACGCAAAAAAATCCCTTTTGAATGTATTGAGACTGTAGTAGATGTAGGTTATATTTTACGTTATTGA
- a CDS encoding FAD-binding and (Fe-S)-binding domain-containing protein — MPLSGNYLNFYNEIVNFIPEKRIFTDPLHTIAYGTDASFYRLIPKVVIWANDADEVSQILKISSSLSLPVVFRAAGTSLSGQAITDSILIVTSRDWRGISVNKDVSLITMQPSVIGADANAYLLPYGKKIGPDPASIGAAMISGIAANNASGMCCGTTDNSYKTLESMKIIFHDGTELDTGSSESIKAFKQYHHALVERIGTLAKEVRANPELHEKIVRKFKIKNTCGYSLNALVDYEDPIDIIAHLMIGSEGTLGFIKEITFKTVPEYKDKASALMIFKNIKDACDAVIVLKTQCKENVAAAEMMDRAGLRSVENKEGMPSFLKTLSPTATAVLVESRAENDAKLDENIAVILEKLAHIEPEMPLHFTKDVYEYTKYWKIRKGLFPAVGAVRESGTTVIIEDVAYPIESLADATLELQELFKKYGYNEAIIFGHALDGNLHFVFTQAFEDPKEIKRYEDFMQEVAEQVATKYHGSLKAEHGTGRNMAPFVELEWGNDAYVLMKEIKAIFDPKGLLNPGVIINADPKAHLKNFKEMPKTDDYIDKCIECGFCEPACPSNALTLTPRQRIVVNRRMTTLKNQDEMEAFEEMQKLYQYDGVETCATCSLCSLVCPVGIDTGALTKKIRAHQITPTQHKIAGMIANNYGTVLGIGSFVLSAVKGVNAVIPDGVMKAMSAGVTALSGNKLPLWTASLPGGHTFKDSRKLFGAAEKVVYFSSCLNRTMGNPKPKGEEKELDELIIGILEKAGYEVIFPEQLKPLCCGMPFSSKGYKAEGKQKSMELEAALNKASENGKYPILCDMSSCTKTMMEYFDTGLKVHDPIEFIHDYLLDKLTIRQINEPVVIHTICSTRKMGLADKFEKIARLCSSKVTVPADVTCCGFAGDRGFNYPELNKSALRHLKASIPSDTKLAFSTGKPCEIGLSEESGLEYRSLFYLLERAIS; from the coding sequence ATGCCATTGAGTGGAAATTACCTTAATTTCTATAATGAAATTGTGAATTTTATCCCTGAGAAGAGAATTTTTACAGACCCTCTTCACACCATTGCCTATGGCACAGACGCTTCGTTTTATAGGCTTATCCCTAAAGTCGTTATTTGGGCAAATGATGCCGATGAAGTAAGTCAAATCCTTAAAATCAGCTCGTCTCTCTCTTTGCCTGTTGTTTTCCGCGCAGCTGGAACAAGTTTATCAGGACAAGCGATTACTGACTCTATATTGATCGTGACATCACGTGACTGGAGAGGAATATCCGTCAATAAAGATGTGAGTTTGATCACCATGCAACCTTCTGTTATTGGTGCTGATGCGAATGCATATTTGCTCCCATATGGTAAGAAAATCGGACCAGATCCTGCGAGTATTGGTGCTGCAATGATTTCAGGTATTGCTGCAAATAACGCCAGCGGTATGTGTTGTGGTACGACAGACAATTCATATAAAACCTTAGAGTCGATGAAAATTATTTTTCATGATGGTACAGAGCTTGATACAGGTTCATCTGAGAGTATTAAAGCATTTAAACAGTATCACCATGCTCTTGTAGAACGCATTGGAACTCTTGCAAAAGAAGTAAGAGCCAATCCAGAGCTTCATGAAAAAATTGTACGAAAATTTAAAATCAAAAATACCTGTGGTTATAGTCTAAATGCACTTGTAGATTATGAAGATCCGATTGATATTATCGCTCACCTCATGATTGGTAGTGAAGGCACACTTGGATTTATCAAAGAGATTACATTTAAAACGGTTCCTGAGTATAAAGATAAAGCCAGTGCTTTAATGATCTTTAAAAATATTAAAGATGCCTGTGATGCGGTTATTGTGCTTAAAACACAATGTAAAGAAAATGTTGCCGCTGCTGAAATGATGGATAGAGCGGGACTTAGAAGTGTTGAAAACAAAGAAGGTATGCCAAGCTTTTTGAAGACACTAAGCCCTACTGCAACGGCAGTTCTTGTTGAGAGTCGTGCCGAAAACGATGCAAAGTTGGATGAAAATATCGCAGTTATTTTAGAAAAACTAGCACATATTGAGCCAGAAATGCCATTACACTTTACAAAAGATGTGTATGAATATACAAAGTATTGGAAAATTCGTAAAGGACTTTTCCCTGCTGTTGGCGCAGTGCGTGAGAGTGGTACAACGGTTATCATTGAGGACGTAGCATATCCTATCGAATCACTGGCTGATGCAACATTAGAGTTGCAAGAGTTGTTCAAAAAATATGGCTACAACGAGGCTATCATCTTTGGACATGCCCTAGATGGCAATCTTCATTTTGTCTTTACACAAGCATTTGAAGACCCTAAAGAGATTAAGCGTTATGAAGATTTTATGCAAGAAGTCGCAGAACAGGTCGCTACAAAATATCATGGAAGTCTCAAGGCAGAACATGGAACAGGCCGTAATATGGCTCCATTTGTTGAGTTAGAATGGGGTAATGATGCCTATGTGCTTATGAAAGAGATTAAGGCGATTTTTGATCCGAAAGGACTTTTAAATCCTGGTGTTATTATCAATGCAGATCCAAAAGCGCATCTGAAAAATTTCAAAGAAATGCCTAAGACCGATGACTATATTGATAAATGTATTGAGTGTGGATTTTGTGAGCCAGCATGCCCTTCCAATGCGCTTACTCTAACGCCAAGACAACGTATTGTTGTCAATAGACGTATGACAACATTGAAAAATCAAGATGAAATGGAAGCATTTGAAGAGATGCAAAAGCTTTATCAATATGATGGAGTAGAGACATGTGCGACATGTTCACTCTGTTCACTTGTTTGTCCAGTCGGTATCGATACGGGTGCTTTAACGAAGAAAATTCGCGCACATCAAATTACACCAACACAACACAAAATTGCAGGTATGATCGCCAATAACTATGGAACAGTTTTAGGTATTGGTAGCTTTGTACTAAGTGCTGTAAAAGGTGTCAACGCTGTTATACCTGATGGTGTGATGAAGGCAATGAGCGCAGGTGTTACGGCACTTAGTGGAAATAAATTGCCACTATGGACAGCTAGCCTTCCAGGAGGACATACGTTTAAGGACAGTCGAAAGCTCTTTGGTGCTGCTGAAAAAGTTGTCTATTTTTCATCCTGTTTAAATCGTACGATGGGAAATCCAAAGCCAAAAGGTGAAGAGAAAGAGTTAGATGAACTCATTATTGGTATTTTAGAAAAAGCAGGTTATGAAGTCATTTTCCCTGAACAGTTAAAGCCACTCTGCTGTGGTATGCCTTTCTCTAGCAAGGGATATAAAGCTGAAGGCAAACAAAAATCAATGGAGTTAGAGGCAGCACTCAATAAAGCAAGTGAAAATGGAAAATATCCTATCTTGTGTGATATGAGTTCATGTACAAAAACAATGATGGAGTATTTTGATACAGGATTAAAAGTGCATGACCCTATTGAGTTTATTCACGATTATCTTTTAGATAAATTAACCATTAGACAAATCAATGAGCCTGTTGTGATTCATACGATTTGTAGCACCCGTAAAATGGGCCTAGCAGACAAGTTTGAGAAGATTGCACGTTTGTGTAGCTCTAAAGTCACAGTTCCTGCAGATGTTACATGTTGCGGTTTTGCTGGAGATCGTGGATTTAATTATCCAGAGTTAAACAAATCAGCTTTGCGTCATTTAAAAGCATCTATTCCAAGTGATACAAAGCTAGCATTTTCAACAGGTAAACCATGTGAAATTGGTTTGAGCGAAGAGAGCGGACTCGAATATCGTTCATTATTCTATCTACTAGAACGCGCAATTTCATAA
- a CDS encoding sodium pump decarboxylase subunit gamma produces the protein MEVNLIVEILKFSFSGISTVFVFLALMAVVLVPLVKSIIKYFPLCEGNVFISNSTQGLFQKGNFSVVAAVAASIRS, from the coding sequence ATGGAAGTTAATCTAATTGTGGAAATCTTGAAATTCTCATTTTCTGGTATCTCCACAGTGTTTGTGTTTTTAGCTTTAATGGCTGTTGTCTTGGTGCCATTAGTTAAAAGCATAATAAAATATTTTCCTCTTTGCGAGGGGAATGTCTTTATAAGTAATTCTACCCAAGGATTATTTCAAAAAGGTAACTTCTCAGTTGTTGCAGCCGTTGCTGCTTCTATTAGGTCATAA